ataatatgaaaattatacaatcccctgtttcacttgaaatcaaattttacacactatttaatcagtcttaacactcaatgaatacagTTAACCAGATAATGATGCAAAAACAATTCACGTTACTTcagttacaaaaactctaggaGAATttctataaatactcactatgtttacaaaaaccagtcactccaaaactttgaaatttcaatgaacacttttaaaacaatacacaatgcgtatgagagagagagagagagagagagagagagagagagagagagagagagagagagagagagagagaggaggagatttCTATGAcataaggctgggattctctatctgatctatgcatatCTAATACAAAAGAacattatataagcccttgttcctatcttgtacgAATCAcctaacactctcaaacaggttacgtaagacttaataaccaaaatatgtgaaataaaaagtttattcttaaaaaaaaataacaaatttaaatatactgacttgaatgaagaatacaatgaaattaacgacgaaagtcttacgtaatttacataacaacctTATAACTACATGAGAGTAACTCCTCTTCAgacctggctattcacctctgcaatgcacatatgaaaacataaatgaaatacattaataaactactgtatttactccacactagacctgctccgtaagaatatatatatatatatatatatatatatatatatatatatatatatatatatatatataatatatatatatatatatatatatatatataaaatatatatatatatatatatatatatatatatatatatatataaaaatatatatatatatatataatatatatatatatatatatatatatatatatatatatatatatatatatataattgtatatgcttTTATCTTACATATCCAAttttatacatacaaaatataaattatatatgtgtgtatatatatatgtatatatatatgtatatatatatatatatatatatatatatatatatatatatatatatatatatatattatattatatgcgtTTGCGTCTCGTGTCTATATTTTTGCTGATACGACAACAAATTCACGGAATATATGGAATATAAAATAGTGTGCTGAAGCGTCCTTATGTCCTTTGAGACCACTCTATTTAAAGTTGAATGAGTAAGCAGACTGGCCTTCAGCATGGTGGCATGATTAATTTGTCAATAAGTAATTAAAGATCTTGTTTACCTAAGTCTTTTGGGGCTACTGGTTTACTGTGTAAGCAAAGGGATAAACTGTTTATTCTCGCTCTTGCCATTGCAGTTACCTTTAATGACATCCTCAACACCAAAAGAAATTGAAGAATATCTATTCATGGACGTCCACATATATATAGAGGTTAGTACCTAACTGGAGTCACTCGCTCACCGTCCCTGGCCTTCTCGAGTCTCTCTGTGGGAGGAATCGCAGCAGCAGCCATGATTTGGAAACttgttctcttctcttctctcttgacGGTTAGAATTCCACAGTTCCGATTTAGTTTTATCTAAGttaaaattttgttattgtttagaggttaaattctctttttcttctgagttttttaattgtaattttgtttttcttctgagttttttatttgtaattttgtttttctttcgttTTTGAGGTTAAGCTGAACTCTTTTCAATTTATGCATGTAATGTAATGCTTAAATGAATTTTGTTCCATTCTCTGCCGCTTTGAGGATTTGAATTTGAAAATGAATCTGTTTCTTTTCAGAATCGCGTATTATCAGACTTcttaaaatttcaaatgaaaataaaacgtaTGAATTTCATATAATTTACCCTATTACTTTTAAATTATTTCCGCTTAATAGAAAAGTCCAGAGCATGGATATAAGTATTTTTATCATGCTGGATACCAGTTCAACTCGCACTTGTAGATACTtttgcataaaataaatattttattgttcttgTCAGGTCGGATTAGGTCGGACCAACTCTGGAAAAGTCCATTACCTGAACGACGATTTGTCACTGAAGATCCAGTCAAGGCTCCACTTGAGGTACCCCGAGGGACCCGCTGCCAGGGAGGCCCTGCCAACGCTGGGATGTAATCCAGAGAAGCTCAGGGCTGAGGTTTGTGATGGTTTCATCTTGCTAAGCAATGTTTTCGTGTAACGTTTGCTTCTCGTGCAAGAGGCGTGCAACGGTGAGAATTATAATCATACGAGTGTTGAAGTAACTATCAATGTATACCAATACCATTACACTTAATTTGAATACATTTCTCTCTGAATGAAAATCGCCATCTCAGGATAGATAGTTTTTCTTTCCTCCTATGATTTTTTTTCGTGTTTGTTTTCGATATATATCTCCCATCATGAGTAAAGGGGGTCATCATTCCAGGATTCGTTGACTGGAGTCCTGCTGAGACGCATTCCAAAGCTGGAAGAAGAATTTGGTCTCCGAGTAAAGCTTACTTTCAGCGAAGGTTTTCTGACTTCCTGCGATCTCGTCCCTTCAGGTGAGTCTCCTTAGTAATTATTGGTTCTTTATAATACTTTAGTTTTCATTGATAGAGTAAGAAATTTCACACCCTCAAAAATTATCAAAGTTGTAAAATTCCTAACGATGTTAAAAGggaaatagaaatgataaaatagAGCATTTGAAATAATTGCACTGAGATCTTGCATTGCAATCGAACCATTTCTGTCGTGTATGAATCAACAATATTTAGATCCCTAAGGAACAGTTCCACATTCCCCGATTGCAGAGATTACCCGCCAGGACACTTGCCTGTCCCCTCCTGTGATCAGCACACCCGGACTCATTTGCAAAGACGGCTGGTCGCTGGTCGAGTCCACTTGCTTCCTTTTGTCCGATAAGAAAGGGAAGTGGACCGAAGGGCAAGACTTCTGCAACGCCCAAGGGGGAACGCTGGCTACCCTGTCCTCATCCCTTCAGCAGGCTGTTGTTGCTAGTGAGTtgtcatcatgaaaaaaaaaatgctcgtaattttaaaaaaaattttatacccTTTTACCAAACTTTAATTTCGTTAATTCTTTTATGTTCACCAATTCAATAGTGTAGATAAACATGCAGTTCGTTTAATCATGATATAATGAAATCCCTCTATGTGCTCAACCCTTCATGCACTTCTATTCATTAAATACTTCCTGGACATAAAGTGGCTTGATTccaaatactatatactatatacatactatatactatatactatatatgcaattatatttatcAAATACTTCCTGTTACTCAAATTAAAATACTTTTCAAGGTCAGTTGAATTCAGACACCTGGATTGGTCTTAATGACCTGAAGGACGAAGGCAACTTCACCTGGGCTGATGGAGGTTCCCTTGATTATACCAAGTAAGGAGACAGTTGCGCCCAACGTTTTCGTTTTGTtagtatcatgtatatatatgtatgtatgtatgtgtatgtatatatatatatatatgcatacacacacacatatatatatacacatacattttctGATCGCCAAAGTGTACTAatgtatattggatccctctctctggtcacggcttatttttcctttccttacacatataccgaatagtcaggctaattctttccacattctcctttgacCTCATACACTTAGCAAAACTGATATCGTcatacaattcttcacccaagaggttaactactgcactgttattgttcagtggctaatttccttttggtaaaaatagaaaagactctttagatatggcacGCAGCTCCTAAaagagaagaatactccaaaatcagatcattgttctcttgtcttgattAGTACCATAGTCTATGCAccgtggtcttccgctgtcttggggtagagttctcttgcttgagggtacacttgaacacacttatctatcttatctatcttcctcatgttttgaagtttttatagtttatagatgaaagatctatctttatatttttactgttcttaaaatgttctatattgttcattactcttcctgtagtttatttatttcctttcctcactgggctatgtttccctgtttgagcacttgggcttacggcatcctgcttctccaactagggttgtagcgtagcaaataataataataataataataataataataataataataataataataatccttaattAAATTAACTTAAATATTCTTCACGTTACTAAACGTTGGTTTATGTAGTTGTAAGTAATTTTCCTCATTTCCAGTTGGGCTGATGGACAACCAGACAACAACGGTAAATATTGGGTGTTTGGAGAAAGAGACAATTGTGCCGAAATGAAAAAGAATTTCAATTACTTTTGGAATGACGATAATTGTGACGAAGAAAACAGGTAAGATACGCGATCTTCTTCAATGTCTACAAGTACAGAACATAAACATGGTTAAGGCTTGTTATAGAATATGATTGGTTGGCTTAGATGATTGAATCTTGATCTTTTATTACCATAGTTTTGTAAAAGTTTCCATTTTAGTATATTATGGGAGAAATGGTTTAGTCTATATTAAAAAGATCTTTTTCAACGTCTACGTCCATAAACCGAATATATGACGTAACATAATAGCGTTGATGATTATCATAACGATAATGACCATGGTTAGGATTGTGAGATACCAATAAACAAAGACAGTTTTTGGATCAAAACTCAATCCCTTTTGACATTTCCATTGAACTTTTACTGATTGAAAGACTCAGATGGGAAAGGGTCTCTTGAAGGTAACCTTTAATAGCTTTCACAAAAAGCAAGAGTATTATATAGGCTTCAGTTAAGCAAAATTTTCTGGATAATATCAAAAAAGAGTTTTCAGTAAATTTACGAAGATCAAAGTTCTAGGCGCCTGTGTGGGTCAATCTATTTCCATCTGAACGCAAAGTggaaatgacaaattttgaaaacTATTCACTTTTTTCGATCTCTTATggataggaaaaatataaaatattttttgagaaacttaagAGTTTCATAAAAAAGTGTTATTGACAAATCGTCATCCATCGAACTCAAAAGATAAGATTGATTAAAAACATTATTCCTTCCCTCATAGATTCCTCTGCAGCACCCCAGCCGAGCCTGCAcctacaaccacaacaacaacaaccactactactcctactaccaccactacaactacaacaacaaccaccacTGCTCCTCCTACATGCCAAGATGGATGGGAGCAACGCGACCTCTCCTGCTACATGGCCAGTGAAGATCAGGAGACCTGGCAAGGGGCCCATGATGCCTGCGTTGCTCTTGGCGCCACTCTTGCTTCCATCAAGAACGAAAAGGAACAGGATTTCGTTGCTGGTAAGGAAATAAGATTGCGTTGCAATTAAGGTAATCTAATTAGTTGGTATTAAGGGAAGAAGATTTCATTGCTTTTAAGGAAACAAGATTTCGTTGCTTTTAAGGAAACCAGATTTCGTTGCTATTAGGGGAACAAGGCTTAGTTGCTTTTAAGGAAATAAGATTTCGTTGTTTTTAAGGTAACAAGATTTCGTGGCTGGTGAGGAAAGAAGGTTAAGCTGTCAGGGAACAAGATTTTGTTGCTCTAAGAGAACAAGATTTCACAGCTAGGGCACGCGATCTCGTTGCTAATAAGGGAACCAGATCTTGTGGCTGATAAGGGAAAAAGATTGCATTGCTATTAAGGGAATAAGATATCGTGGCAGGTAGGAAAACAAGATTACCTTGCTAGGCAAAACATTTCTTCGCTAACAAGGGAACAATATTTTGGTATGGTAAAGGAAGAAGATTTCGTTATTGTCAAGGGAACAATATTTCATTGCTGGTAAAGGAACGAAAAGAAGATTCCATGCTATGAAGGGAACAATATTTAGGGGCTGGTAAGGGAACAAGATTCAGTTGCTATAAAGGGAAAAAGATTTCGTTACTGGTAAGGGAACATGATTTCGAttctattaagagaaaaaaaatcgtTGCTGATTAGGGTAACAAGATTTCGTTGCTATTAAGGAAACAAAATTTTGCTGCTGGCACGGTAACAAGATTTCATCATGGTAAGGGAAAAATATTTCATTGCTCATAAGGGAACAATATTTCGTTTCTATTAAGAGAACAATATTTCATTTCTATTAAGAGAACAATATTTCGTAGCTATCAAGGGATAAAGATTTCATTTCTATTAAAggaacaagatatttttttttttttttgttaaggaaaCAAAATTTTGTTGTTAGGAAACTAAATTTCATCAATGGCAAGAGAACAAGATTAGCGAACAAGCTTTCATTGCTAGAAGGGAACTAGATTTCATGTCTATTAAGGAAACAAGGTTCCGTGACTGGTGAGGGATCAAGATTTCGTTGTTAGGGAACAAAATTTCATATCTAGCAGAAGAAAAAGATTTCGTTGTGGCAAGTGGATAAGATTTCCTTTCTATCAAGGGAACAAGATTTCGTTTTTACTACGAGAACCGGATCGAATTGCTAGGGAACAAGATTTCATTGCTGTCAAGGGAAGAGGAATTCGTGCTGGTAAGGGAACAAGATTTCGTTGCTGGTAAGTGGGGGAACAATCTTGTTTAATAATAGGAAATGAGTTCCTTATAATTAATTATGAAGTTTTAGAAGGCTGCAAAAGACTTTTCATCCTCAACAAATAAGTATTGAACTGAAGAATACGTTAATTTAAAGTATTATATGAATTTGTTTTGTATGTATACGAATATAAATATTCaatcatacataaatataagaTTAGAGAGATCTTCAGAGGGATGAAATATTAATCAATTACTTCATTTACATGTCTTATGATGTATTACTAATCCATTAATAGCTTTTCACGACTTCTGATGTATTATTAATCGCCTTTCAGGTCTTCTCGATGCAAGTGGATGGATTGGTCTGAATGATTTGGAGAACGAGGGCGTCTTTGTTTGGGATGACTGTAGCAACGTGACCTTCACCAAGTAAGTTCAAATCAGTTGTCAGATGATATTCTACGTAGTATAGATAAcatttaataatgatatttcaatGACGAACTTATCTTATTACTTAGCTCACCAGAAATTAGAATCAGTAATCTTTTTTTTTGCAACTCTGGTTTTATTCAGcggaaaaaaaaatggttgatatCTTTCTGCCCATTCATCAATTATTTTTAGTTATCTGCATTTGTCTACTGATGAAGAAGAATGAATTCTTTCTGCACACCCATCAATAAATCCTTTTTCAATGATTTACATTCACTTACGCAATAAAATACCTATATAAGATGGACCGTCATCTAAAGGAACAATGCTCATTTCTATTTCGACAAAATTTCCTCCAATTTTCACTGATTTCTCATAGGTGGGAAGTTGGGGAACCCAACGACGGCAACATCTTGGGATTCGG
The nucleotide sequence above comes from Palaemon carinicauda isolate YSFRI2023 chromosome 2, ASM3689809v2, whole genome shotgun sequence. Encoded proteins:
- the LOC137614900 gene encoding macrophage mannose receptor 1-like, with translation MIWKLVLFSSLLTVGLGRTNSGKVHYLNDDLSLKIQSRLHLRYPEGPAAREALPTLGCNPEKLRAEDSLTGVLLRRIPKLEEEFGLRVKLTFSEGFLTSCDLVPSEITRQDTCLSPPVISTPGLICKDGWSLVESTCFLLSDKKGKWTEGQDFCNAQGGTLATLSSSLQQAVVASQLNSDTWIGLNDLKDEGNFTWADGGSLDYTNWADGQPDNNGKYWVFGERDNCAEMKKNFNYFWNDDNCDEENRFLCSTPAEPAPTTTTTTTTTTPTTTTTTTTTTTTAPPTCQDGWEQRDLSCYMASEDQETWQGAHDACVALGATLASIKNEKEQDFVAGLLDASGWIGLNDLENEGVFVWDDCSNVTFTKWEVGEPNDGNILGFGGSEDCVELKKSFGYTWNDEDCANERRLVVWVKGYMKEPLNVHLILWVLNVTNVQIHSYGNF